The following nucleotide sequence is from Acidobacteriota bacterium.
ATAGGCTGGTGTTCCCACCACACCATTGAGGGTGAGCGAGGGTAAATTTGGGTTCACTGGATCACCAATGAGCTTGGCAATTCCAAAATCAACCACTTTGACCACTTCCCCATCAGGTGACTGGTGAAGAAAAATGTTTTCGGGCTTGATATCACGGTGCACAATCCCGGCCATTTGGGCGGCATCCAGCACATCACAAATTGGAAAAATGATTTCGGCGCATCGTTCCAGCGGCAATCTGACTTTTTGTTTCAGTTCCTGAAAGAGCGTGTGTCCAGAGAGCAATTCCATCACCAGATAAGCAATGCCTTCCGGTGACACCCCCGAATCAAGCACCGTAATTGCGTTTGGATGGTTGACCCGGCAGGCGGAAATTCCTTCCAGGCGAAACCGTTCAAGTTCTTCAAAGCGGTTTTCATCGGTTGGAGGCTGAAAAACTTTGACGGCGACCTCCCGATTGAGATTCAGGTGGGTTGCCCGGAACACTGCCCCAAATCCACCGGAACCGATTTTGGTTTCGAGGCGATATTTGTTGTCCAGAACCGTCCCTGGAAGGACTTCGGCCAGGGTCGAGAAGAGGGTTCTGACCCGCTGGTACGCCATGAGCAGTTCCTGGTTTTTCTGCATCAATTCGGCGTTCTTTCGCTCCATTTCCCGCTGCAACTGCGCCAGCTTCATCTGGGTTTCAATGCGAGCGATGACTTCTTCACACTGAAAGGGCTTGGTCACATAGTCAATGCCTCCGACCTCAAACGCCTTCACCTTATCCCAGACCTCATTGAGGGCACTGATGAAAATCACTGGAATCCGACTGGTTGATTCATCTTCCTTGAGTCGGCGGCAGACCTCATAGCCATCCATTCCCGGCATGTTGATGTCGAGCATAATCAAATCCGGGTGCGATAAGTTGACCTGCGCCAGCGCCCGGCGACCATTAATGGCCGCTTTTACTTCATACTGGCGTTCCATCAACAAATTTGAGAGCAACTCCAGATTGGTGGGGTTGTCGTCAACGATCAAGATGCTCCCTTTGGAGATCTGAGTGATTACGGTTTTGTCATCCGGAGAATGTGTGCTCATGAAAACCTGCGCTCAAAGTCAGTCTCACCTGCGTGAGCAGGTAGGTTCAATCTAAATCCTCTGTACTGAAAAGAAGTCCTACTTCAGCCCGTCTTCTTCAGCCCCAAGCCCAATGTCTTCAGCCCGATAACTCAAGGATGGAACCGTCGGTTGATCTCTTCCTTCAGCCGTGTCAGTTCAGCCCGGAATTCAGCCACCAAAAACGGAGCGTCCGCCAGTGCGGCTGAAGATCTGATCCCTTCTAACGCCTGACCAATGCGGATGATCCCAATGGCCCCAATACTGCCGCCTGTCCCGCGAAGCTTATGCGCAATTTTTCCAATATGTTCAAAATCCGCCCGGGCAAAAGCTTTTTGGAGCGCATCCGGAAATGGCACCAGAGTATCAAACGACATCGTCATTAACCGGAACAACACTCCCGTATCCTGGCGAGTTAAGTCCAGAAGCTGGGTAATGGTGCTTTCATCCAAAACGGGCGACGGCGGTGTGCTGTGATTGGTCACGGGCATCAATCCGGAGCCGCTTTCAGGCGTCAAGGT
It contains:
- a CDS encoding response regulator, translating into MSTHSPDDKTVITQISKGSILIVDDNPTNLELLSNLLMERQYEVKAAINGRRALAQVNLSHPDLIMLDINMPGMDGYEVCRRLKEDESTSRIPVIFISALNEVWDKVKAFEVGGIDYVTKPFQCEEVIARIETQMKLAQLQREMERKNAELMQKNQELLMAYQRVRTLFSTLAEVLPGTVLDNKYRLETKIGSGGFGAVFRATHLNLNREVAVKVFQPPTDENRFEELERFRLEGISACRVNHPNAITVLDSGVSPEGIAYLVMELLSGHTLFQELKQKVRLPLERCAEIIFPICDVLDAAQMAGIVHRDIKPENIFLHQSPDGEVVKVVDFGIAKLIGDPVNPNLPSLTLNGVVGTPAYMSPERFNRKDYDGQADIYSLGVLFYRMLTGSLPFDAADPVALALMHLTKSPQPPRQRNPEIPQAIETIILQMLSKTPGVRPTPRQLALDLQAALERARFDSTDIGDDLYY